One Meriones unguiculatus strain TT.TT164.6M chromosome 5, Bangor_MerUng_6.1, whole genome shotgun sequence DNA segment encodes these proteins:
- the C1rl gene encoding complement C1r subcomponent-like protein → MCWLLLWGLLHPWPTQASVLLAERLPQQLTSPGYPEPYLRGQESHTDIEAPDGFAVRLVFQDFDLEPSPGCEGDSVTISTRGTDATRLCGQHGSSLGNPPGHREFVSSGRSLRLTFRAHSSSKNAITHLHKGFLALYQAIAVSHPSKDTEAATPAADPPEIQNYCQEPYYQAGQTGTLSCPSSGAWKDRQDGGDIPQCVPVCGRPVIAIAQDPKTFRSSRAKLGNFPWQAFTSSYGRGGGALLGDRWILTAAHTIYPKDSIYLRKNQSVEVYLGHTDIDELLKLGNHPVRRVVVHPDYRQHDPHDFSGDIALLELQHSVPLGPNLLPVCLPDNETLYRSGLWGYVSGFGVDMGWLTTKLKYSRLPVAPRAACEAWLRQRQRAEVFSDSMFCVGDERQANSVCQGDSGSVYVVWDDRALHWVAAGVVSWGIGCGKGYGFYTKVLSYVDWIKRVMEGKD, encoded by the exons AT GTGCTGGCTGCTGCTCTGGGGACTCCTCCATCCATGGCCCACACAGGCCTCTGTGCTCCTGGCTGAGCGGCTACCACAACAACTGACATCCCCTGGATACCCGGAGCCGTatctcagaggccaggagagccACACTGACATCGAGGCTCCGGACGGCTTTGCCGTGAGGCTGGTCTTCCAGGACTTTGATCTGGAGCCGTCCCCAGGCTGTGAAGGGGACTCTGTCACA ATCTCAACCAGAGGAACAGATGCGACCCGGCTGTGCGGGCAGCATGGCTCCTCCCTGGGGAACCCTCCTGGCCACAGGGAGTTTGTGTCCTCGGGGAGGAGTTTGCGGCTGACCTTCCGGGCACACTCTTCCTCCAAGAACGCGATCACACACCTCCACAAAGGCTTCTTGGCTCTCTACCAAGCCATAG ctgtgagccaccccaGTAAGGACACTGAGGCTGCCACACCTGCAGCTGACCCTCCCGAGATCCAGAACTACTGCCAAGAGCCCTACTACCAGGCAGGACAGACAG GGACATTGAGCTGCCCATCCTCGGGGGCCTGGAAGGACAGACAGGACGGAGGGGACATTCCTCAGTGTGTACCAG TCTGTGGAAGGCCTGTCATAGCCATTGCCCAGGACCCAAAGACTTTCCGTTCTTCCCGAGCTAAGCTGGGCAACTTCCCCTGGCAAGCCTTTACCAGCAGCTACGGCCGCGGGGGCGGAGCCCTGCTGGGGGACAGATGGATCCTGACGGCCGCGCACACCATCTACCCCAAGGACAGCATCTATCTCAGAAAGAACCAGAGTGTGGAAGTGTATCTGGGTCACACGGACATAGACGAGCTACTGAAACTGGGGAACCATCCTGTCCGCCGGGTCGTGGTTCACCCAGACTACCGCCAGCACGACCCCCATGACTTCAGCGGGGACATCGCCCTCCTGGAGCTTCAACACAGCGTCCCTCTGGGCCCCAACCTCCTCCCAGTCTGTCTGCCCGACAATGAGACCCTCTACCGCAGCGGCCTGTGGGGCTACGTCAGTGGGTTTGGGGTGGACATGGGCTGGCTGACGACAAAGTTGAAATACTCCAGGCTGCCGGTAGCCCCCCGGGCGGCCTGTGAAGCCTGGCTCCGCCAGAGGCAGCGGGCCGAGGTGTTTTCTGACAGTATGTTCTGTGTCGGGGACGAGAGGCAGGCAAACAGCGTCTGCCAGGGAGACAGCGGCAGCGTCTATGTGGTGTGGGACGATCGAGCTCTGCACTGGGTGGCCGCGGGCGTCGTGTCCTGGGGCATCGGGTGTGGCAAGGGCTATGGCTTCTACACCAAAGTCCTCAGCTACGTGGACTGGATCAAGAGGGTGATGGAAGGTAAAGACTGA